CAGCAGGCGCTCCTCGGGCGTCAGATCGGTCTCGCCCTTCGGCGTGACCTTCCCGACCAGAATGTCGCCCGCCTTGACGCGCGCGCCGATCCGGACGATCCCTTCCTCGTCGAGGTTCTTGACCGCTTCCTCGCTCACGTTCGGGATCTCGCGGGTGATTTCCTCGGCGCCGCGCTTCGTGTCGCGTACTTGAAGCTCGAATTCCTCGATATGGATCGAGGTGAAGCGGTCATCCTTGATCAACCGCTCCGACACGAGGATCGCGTCCTCGAAGTTATAGCCGCCCCAGGGCATGAACGCGACCAGCACGTTCGCCCCGAGCGCCAGCTCGCCGTTTCGCGTCGCGGCGCCGTCGGCCAGGAGCTGCCCCTTCTTCACGCGGTCGCCCTCGCTCACGAGCGGCCTCTGATTGATGCAGGTGTCCTGGTTCGACCGGCGGAACTTGGTCAGGCGGTAGGTATCGATGCCCGCCATCTCCGAGTAATCGACGGTGCGGGATTTCCCTTCGGCCTGGTCGTATCGCACCAGGATGGAATCGCCCGACACGGCCTCCACCACGCCGCCGCGCCTCGCGATGACGAGCGCGCCCGAATCCTCCGCCACCTTCCCTTCCAGGCCGGTGCCGACCAGGGGCGCCTCGGTAAAGAGGAGCGGAACCGCCTGGCGCTGCATGTTCGAGCCCATCAGCGCTCGGTTCGCGTCGTCGTGCTCGAGGAACGGGATGAGCGCGGCCGCGGGGCTGACCAGCTGAATCGGTGAGATATCCATGTAGTCGACGTTCGCCGGCTCGACGAACGGGAACTCGCCTCGCTCCCGGACGTTCTGTGGTCCGTGCAGCTTTCCGTTCGGATCGACCGCGGCGTTCGCCTGGGCGATCTTGAAGTGGTCCTCCACGTCGGCCGAGAGGAATTGGACCTGCTTCCGGTCGACGAGACCGTTCTGGACCTTGCGGTACGGCGTCTCGAGGAAGCCGAGATCATTGACGCGCGCGTAGGTCGCGAGCGAGGAGATGAGGCCGATGTTCGGGCCTTCCGGCGTCTCGATGGGGCACATCCGGCCGTAGTGCGTGTAATGCACGTCGCGCACCTCGAACCCCGCGCGATCGCGCGTGAGCCCGCCCGGCCCGAGCGCCGAGAGCCGCCGCTTGTGCGTCAGCTCCGCCAGCGGATTGGTCTGGTCCATGAACTGCGAGAGCTGGCTGGACCCGAAGAAGCTCTGGATCACGGCCGAGATCGTGCGCGCGTTGATCAGGTCGTACGGCGTGACCTGGTCCGCGTCCTGGAGCGTCATGCGCTCCCGGATGATCCGCGCCATCCGCGCGAGTCCGACATTGAACTGGTTCGCGAGGAGCTCGCCCACAGCGCGGACGCGCCGGTTGCCGAGATGGTCGATATCGTCCGTCGTGACGACGACGCCCGGCACCTCTCCGCCCAGCCGCAGGTGGACCAGGTAGGTGATGATGACCAGGAAGTCCTCGGGACAGAGGGTCGTCTGGGTATCGTCGGGCACCTCGAGCGCGAGCCGCTTGCGCCGCTCCTTGCCGCCCAAGAGGTGCTCGTGCGGAAGCTTCCGGTTCAGCTTGTAGCGTCCGACCTTGGCCAGGTCGTAGCGCTTCGGGTTGAAGAAGAGCTTCTTCAAGATGTCACGCGCGGTGTCCGCGCGGGGCGGCTCGCCCGGTCTTAACAAATTATAGATGCGGGTGAGGGCTTCCTCCTCCGTTTTCGTCGAATCCTTCTTCAACGTGTTCCGGAGGATGTCCGCTTCGTCGCTGTGCGGAATGACGAAGGTGCGGACGGTCGAGAAGGCAGCCTTGCGGAGGCCCTCGATCCGCTCCATCGTGATGATCTCGTTCGCCTCGAGCAGGACTTCGCCGGTCTTCTCGTCAACGACGTCCTCGGCCGCCACCTTGCCCAGCGCGTCCGGCTCCTTCTTGGAGCGCGGGCCCCCGATCTCCTCCTCCTCGGTCTCGTAGAAGAGCTGGAGGATTTCCCGATCGGAGACGTAGCTCAGCGCCTTCAGAAGCACCGTGACCGGCAGCTTCCGCTTTCGGTCGATGTGGACATACATGATGTCGTTCACATCGAGGCTGAACTCCACCCACGATCCCCGGTAGGGGATGATGCGGGCCGTGTAGAGCTTCTTCCCGCTCGGGTGGACGGACTCGTCGAAGAACACGCCGGGAGAGCGGTGAAGCTGGCTGACGATCACGCGCTCGGCGCCGTTGATAATGAAGGTCCCCTTGTCGGTGATGATCGGAAGCTCGCCTAGGTAGACCTCCTGCTCGATGATGCTCTTGTCTTTCCGTCCCTCCTCCGTGTCCTCGCGGATCCGGAGGCGCAGGGTCGCCTTGAGCGGGACCGAGTAGGTCAGATCGCGCTCCTGGCACTCATCCATCGAATATTTCGGTTCGCCCAGGTCGTATCGGACGAACTCAAGCGAGAAAAATTCCCGCGGGTCGCTGATGGGGAAGACGCTCTGGAATACTTCCTGGAGGCCTTCGTTCTTGCGCTTCAAGGGATCGATCTCTGCCTGCAAAAAGCCGCGGAACGAATCCAGCTGCACGTCGAGCAGGTTGGGGATCTGAATGTCCCAATCCCGTTCGATCTTGCTGAAGCTGCGTCGCTCCTTGCTGCGGATTGCTTTCACGTCGTTCGCACCCTTTCGGTATGGCCCAGTGCTCTGGCTGCCGGCCGCCGAACCTCCGCGCGCCGGCTACGAATTACCGAATCTCGACTGAGGCCCCGTTTTCCTCCAACTTTTGCTTGATCGTCTGCGACTCTTCCTTGGAAACCTTCTCCTTCACCGCCTTGGGGGCGCCGTCGACCAAGTCCTTGGCCTCCTTGAGACCAAGACCGGTGACCTCGCGGACCACCTTGATGACCTGGATTTTCTTGTCGCCGGCCGCCATGAGAACGACGTCGAACTCGGTCTTCTCCTCGACCGCCGCCGCGGCTCCCGCCCCGCCCATGCCCGGCATCGCGGCCATCATCGGCATGGCCGCCGTGACGCCGAAATGATCCTCGAGCCTCTTCACGAGGCCCGAGACCTCGAGCATCGTCATGCCTTCCAAAAGGGTGATGATCTGCTGGTCCTTAGTCGCTGCTTCCACGATTTGGTCCTCCTCCGAATATTCCCCGGGCGACGCCGCGGGGGTTGGCCGCGGGGTCTACCCCTGCTTCTTCTTCCCGATGGCGTCGATCACGCCCACCATTTGCCGTAGCGAGCCCGAGAGCACGCCCACGAAACCCTGCATGGGCGAGCGCAGACCGCCGATGAACTGGCCCAGCAGCACCTCGCGGGGCGGGAGCTGAGCCAATTTCTTGATTCCATCCGGCCCGTAGACGTGGCCGGCCACGTACGCCGCCTTGACGGACGGCCTCTCAAACTCCTTCGCGAAGTCCGAAAGGATCTTCGCGGCGCTCACCTCGTCGGCGCCGAACGCGATTCCGGTCGGCCCCTCGAGGTAGGAGTCGAGCGTCGGAACGCCCTGCTTCTTGAGCGCGATCTTGGTGAGGGTGTTCTTGGCGACGCGGTACTCCACCTTCGCGTCGCGGAGCCGCCGGCGCATCTTCCCCACCAGCTCCACGTTCATGCCCTGAAAGTCGGTCAGATAGATCGACTTGGAGCGGGCAATCAACTCCGCCAGCGATTCGACGGCCTGTTCTTTTTCGGCTGTGGCCATGGACGTTTCTTCTCCGTCGGTCGGTTCTTATTGAGAACGTCGGGCTACGCTTTCAAACCCACTTGCGCGGCGGATGGGTCCAGCCGCACCGGCGGGCCCATCGTGGAGCTCAAGGTCACGCTCCGCACGTATTGCCCCTTCGCGCCGGCCGGCTTCTGCCGCATCACCTCACGAAGGAACGTCTCGACGTT
This window of the Candidatus Eisenbacteria bacterium genome carries:
- the rpoB gene encoding DNA-directed RNA polymerase subunit beta, whose translation is MKAIRSKERRSFSKIERDWDIQIPNLLDVQLDSFRGFLQAEIDPLKRKNEGLQEVFQSVFPISDPREFFSLEFVRYDLGEPKYSMDECQERDLTYSVPLKATLRLRIREDTEEGRKDKSIIEQEVYLGELPIITDKGTFIINGAERVIVSQLHRSPGVFFDESVHPSGKKLYTARIIPYRGSWVEFSLDVNDIMYVHIDRKRKLPVTVLLKALSYVSDREILQLFYETEEEEIGGPRSKKEPDALGKVAAEDVVDEKTGEVLLEANEIITMERIEGLRKAAFSTVRTFVIPHSDEADILRNTLKKDSTKTEEEALTRIYNLLRPGEPPRADTARDILKKLFFNPKRYDLAKVGRYKLNRKLPHEHLLGGKERRKRLALEVPDDTQTTLCPEDFLVIITYLVHLRLGGEVPGVVVTTDDIDHLGNRRVRAVGELLANQFNVGLARMARIIRERMTLQDADQVTPYDLINARTISAVIQSFFGSSQLSQFMDQTNPLAELTHKRRLSALGPGGLTRDRAGFEVRDVHYTHYGRMCPIETPEGPNIGLISSLATYARVNDLGFLETPYRKVQNGLVDRKQVQFLSADVEDHFKIAQANAAVDPNGKLHGPQNVRERGEFPFVEPANVDYMDISPIQLVSPAAALIPFLEHDDANRALMGSNMQRQAVPLLFTEAPLVGTGLEGKVAEDSGALVIARRGGVVEAVSGDSILVRYDQAEGKSRTVDYSEMAGIDTYRLTKFRRSNQDTCINQRPLVSEGDRVKKGQLLADGAATRNGELALGANVLVAFMPWGGYNFEDAILVSERLIKDDRFTSIHIEEFELQVRDTKRGAEEITREIPNVSEEAVKNLDEEGIVRIGARVKAGDILVGKVTPKGETDLTPEERLLRAIFGEKAGDVRDASLKAPPGMDGVVIDTKVFSRREKDESTKKQEKRKIDRLRRQAKKEKDRILETRAAEVARAVVGEFVNKWIEGENDKSVARSGKKIDEEFLSKADLDAVPYRTAITRDEAVNDRFWSILEGAARAMDRVEKNLEKEIEKVTRGDELPPGVVKLVKVYVAKKRKLSVGDKMAGRHGNKGVVAKILAEEDLPYLPDGTPVDMVLNPLGVPSRMNIGQILETHLGWAAHEVGITAATPVFAGATVDEIKACLRDANMPEDGKSVLFDGRTGESFDQRVTVGYIYMMKLSHLVDDKIHARSIGPYSLVTQQPLGGKAQFGGQRFGEMEVWALEAYGAAFTLQELLTVKSDDVTGRSRIYEAIVKGENPPSPSTPESFNVLVKELQSLCMDVQLRDEP
- a CDS encoding 50S ribosomal protein L10; this encodes MATAEKEQAVESLAELIARSKSIYLTDFQGMNVELVGKMRRRLRDAKVEYRVAKNTLTKIALKKQGVPTLDSYLEGPTGIAFGADEVSAAKILSDFAKEFERPSVKAAYVAGHVYGPDGIKKLAQLPPREVLLGQFIGGLRSPMQGFVGVLSGSLRQMVGVIDAIGKKKQG
- a CDS encoding 50S ribosomal protein L7/L12, with translation MTMLEVSGLVKRLEDHFGVTAAMPMMAAMPGMGGAGAAAAVEEKTEFDVVLMAAGDKKIQVIKVVREVTGLGLKEAKDLVDGAPKAVKEKVSKEESQTIKQKLEENGASVEIR